One segment of Nostoc piscinale CENA21 DNA contains the following:
- a CDS encoding glycosyltransferase family 2 protein → MKLSIITATYNRPMQLASTALPSIQSQTDRNFEWIVINDGANPDTRDIITSIRAKADFPITYIEMEHPDPCSGFGLCYARNLGLDAAGGDIISYLDDDNSIAPEFIASMRQYFKQHSNIRYSIARQQRRRDVIRNGNVIRQGKPFVSPSNCCSLQQLLWQQEIFDSNGFVHYRNNAPRWNPQFQVFADYEYLLQSACIWGESGFGFNDSILVNYIQSSTGIIGSSNYEQWATELSLIVTNQANYSILKGSIVERLEQLVDSYSTKAQISLTPKAFAF, encoded by the coding sequence TTGAAATTATCAATCATCACTGCAACATACAATAGACCTATGCAGCTTGCATCTACTGCACTGCCAAGCATTCAAAGTCAAACTGACCGCAATTTTGAATGGATCGTCATCAATGATGGTGCTAATCCGGACACCAGAGATATTATCACCAGTATTAGGGCAAAAGCTGATTTCCCTATCACTTACATTGAAATGGAACACCCTGACCCTTGCAGTGGCTTTGGCTTGTGCTACGCTCGTAACCTGGGACTAGATGCAGCTGGTGGTGACATTATTTCATACCTGGACGATGACAACAGTATAGCTCCTGAATTTATTGCCTCAATGCGGCAGTACTTTAAACAACATTCCAATATTCGATATAGCATAGCAAGACAGCAGCGCCGCCGCGATGTCATCCGCAATGGTAATGTTATTCGCCAAGGAAAGCCGTTTGTTTCACCTAGCAATTGCTGCTCCTTACAGCAGCTTTTATGGCAACAAGAGATATTCGACAGCAATGGTTTCGTCCACTACCGAAACAATGCTCCTAGATGGAACCCTCAGTTTCAAGTATTCGCAGACTACGAGTATTTGCTGCAATCTGCTTGCATCTGGGGTGAAAGTGGCTTTGGTTTCAATGACAGCATTCTTGTTAACTATATCCAGTCTTCTACTGGTATTATTGGTAGTTCTAATTACGAGCAGTGGGCAACTGAGCTATCGCTAATTGTCACTAATCAAGCTAACTATTCCATCCTTAAAGGCAGTATTGTTGAACGCTTAGAACAGCTTGTAGATAGTTATAGTACCAAGGCACAAATTTCATTAACGCCAAAAGCGTTTGCGTTCTGA